From Micromonospora rifamycinica, a single genomic window includes:
- a CDS encoding aminotransferase class I/II-fold pyridoxal phosphate-dependent enzyme: MTIELDQREDGELIGIILEAARRGDVETMARTASEVSEMTRNWATHIPWDDLAALDGADDELARLVEDLTEMWEPAHLRNPVDPDEEYALDKNAYDFYRPAGRNLLTRTEDFYDWVQARRRTETWQYSRVLEAAPDSVAQITNDLGRRARGINFNSQDYLSFNTHPGIREAAAKAMHDYGPHSAGSPMVLGNTRISDDLEAALGELTGLEHVTLFPTGWAAGFGAVVGLVRQSDHILIDRLAHSCLQQGARAATRNVVRYEHLNVEAVRRHLTEIRATDTRNGILVVTDGLFSVDADWPDLVTLQRVCREHDATLLVDVAHDLGSMGPGGTGVLGMQGLLGEVDIVMGAFSKTFCSNGGFVASRSPALKQYVKMFGGSHFFSNALSPVQTAVVREAARIIRSPEGDALRARLFTAIHALRDELTGRGLTCMGEPSPIVPLLIGNEKLARTANRLLFDRGVLAFMVEFPVTPTGSSRFRLQVQAGHRPEEAREAARIIEGALADSRAYLSSAFGSAPR; the protein is encoded by the coding sequence GTGACCATCGAGCTGGACCAGCGTGAAGACGGCGAACTGATCGGCATCATCCTCGAAGCGGCCCGGCGGGGGGACGTCGAGACCATGGCGCGTACCGCGTCGGAGGTCTCCGAGATGACCCGCAACTGGGCCACCCACATCCCGTGGGACGACCTCGCCGCCCTCGACGGGGCCGACGACGAGCTGGCCCGGCTCGTCGAGGACCTGACCGAGATGTGGGAGCCGGCCCACCTGCGCAACCCCGTCGACCCCGACGAGGAGTACGCGCTGGACAAGAACGCCTACGACTTCTACCGGCCCGCCGGGCGCAACCTGCTGACCCGTACCGAGGACTTCTACGACTGGGTGCAGGCCCGCCGGCGTACCGAGACCTGGCAGTACTCCCGGGTGCTGGAGGCCGCGCCGGACAGCGTCGCCCAGATCACCAACGACCTGGGCCGACGGGCCCGGGGCATCAACTTCAACTCGCAGGACTACCTGTCGTTCAACACCCACCCGGGAATCCGGGAGGCGGCGGCGAAGGCGATGCACGACTACGGGCCGCACAGCGCCGGCTCGCCGATGGTGCTGGGCAACACCCGCATCTCCGACGACCTGGAGGCCGCCCTCGGCGAGCTGACCGGGCTGGAGCACGTGACGCTCTTCCCGACCGGCTGGGCGGCCGGCTTCGGCGCGGTCGTCGGCCTGGTCCGGCAGTCCGACCACATCCTGATCGACCGGCTGGCGCACTCCTGCCTCCAGCAGGGCGCGCGGGCGGCCACCCGCAACGTGGTCCGCTACGAACACCTCAACGTCGAGGCGGTACGCCGGCACCTGACCGAGATCCGGGCCACCGACACCCGCAACGGCATCCTGGTGGTCACCGACGGGCTCTTCTCGGTGGACGCCGACTGGCCGGACCTGGTCACCCTGCAACGCGTCTGCCGGGAACACGACGCCACGCTGCTGGTCGACGTGGCGCACGACCTCGGCTCGATGGGGCCGGGCGGCACCGGCGTGCTGGGGATGCAGGGCCTGCTCGGCGAGGTCGACATCGTGATGGGGGCGTTCTCCAAGACGTTCTGCTCCAACGGCGGCTTCGTCGCGTCCCGCTCCCCGGCCCTCAAGCAGTACGTCAAGATGTTCGGCGGCTCGCACTTCTTCTCCAACGCGCTGTCCCCGGTGCAGACCGCCGTGGTGCGGGAAGCCGCTCGGATCATCCGCTCGCCCGAGGGCGACGCGCTGCGGGCCAGGCTCTTCACCGCCATCCACGCCCTCCGCGACGAGCTGACCGGCCGGGGCCTGACCTGCATGGGTGAGCCGTCGCCGATCGTGCCGCTGCTGATCGGCAACGAGAAGCTGGCCCGGACGGCCAACCGGCTGCTCTTCGACCGGGGGGTGCTCGCGTTCATGGTGGAGTTCCCGGTGACCCCGACCGGCTCGTCCCGGTTCCGGCTCCAGGTGCAGGCCGGACACCGGCCCGAGGAGGCCCGCGAGGCGGCCCGGATCATCGAGGGCGCACTCGCCGACTCCCGCGCCTACCTGTCCAGCGCGTTCGGCAGCGCACCCCGCTGA
- a CDS encoding MFS transporter, translated as MSHLRAHAGPGPATTPPRRGLGATLILATGTFAVGTDAFVVAGLLPDLAVELRVSTAAAGQSVTVFAIAYAILAPVLSTVTARLPRRTLLVAALLVLAAGNLLSAVADTLPVLVAGRIVAAAGAAAYTPNAGAVAASLVPPTLRGRALAVVIGGLTVATALGVPLGGLTARWLGWRAALVAVALLASAVAVAVRLAMPALPGGPAVPLRARSAALRQPAVLTVLPLTVIGMAASYTVYAFAAPTLGALGVDAYQVNLMLLLYGLGAVAGNVTSGYATDRWGAVPVLVVGYATMAVALGGLGAFSVTGSAPMPLVGLLVAGWGAASWCQTPAQQHRLISAAPQQAPLVVSLNSSAIYLGIGLGTTAGGAALASGVPAMYALGVAGALVALLVLRLGRRLAPQTPTP; from the coding sequence ATGTCCCACCTGCGCGCCCACGCCGGCCCGGGGCCGGCCACCACCCCGCCCCGCCGGGGCCTGGGAGCCACGCTGATCCTCGCCACCGGCACCTTCGCCGTCGGCACCGACGCGTTCGTGGTCGCCGGGCTGCTGCCCGACCTGGCCGTCGAGCTGCGGGTGTCCACCGCCGCCGCCGGCCAGTCGGTGACCGTCTTCGCGATCGCGTACGCGATCCTCGCCCCGGTGCTGTCCACCGTCACCGCCCGGCTGCCCCGCCGCACGCTGCTCGTCGCCGCGCTGCTGGTGCTCGCCGCCGGAAACCTGCTCTCGGCGGTGGCCGACACGTTGCCGGTGCTGGTCGCCGGCCGGATCGTCGCCGCCGCCGGTGCCGCCGCGTACACCCCGAACGCGGGTGCCGTCGCCGCCTCCCTCGTGCCGCCGACGCTGCGGGGCCGGGCGCTGGCCGTGGTGATCGGCGGACTCACCGTCGCCACCGCCCTCGGCGTCCCGCTCGGCGGGTTGACCGCCCGGTGGCTCGGCTGGCGGGCCGCGCTCGTCGCGGTGGCCCTGCTGGCGTCCGCCGTCGCGGTGGCCGTCCGGCTGGCCATGCCCGCGCTGCCCGGCGGCCCGGCGGTGCCGTTACGCGCCCGGTCCGCCGCGCTGCGCCAGCCCGCCGTGCTCACCGTGCTGCCGCTCACCGTGATCGGCATGGCCGCCAGCTACACCGTGTACGCCTTCGCGGCGCCGACCCTCGGCGCGCTCGGCGTCGACGCGTACCAGGTCAACCTGATGCTGCTGCTCTACGGCCTGGGCGCGGTCGCCGGCAACGTGACCTCCGGCTACGCCACCGACCGGTGGGGAGCGGTGCCGGTGCTGGTCGTCGGGTACGCCACCATGGCCGTCGCGCTGGGCGGACTCGGTGCGTTCAGCGTCACCGGCTCCGCGCCGATGCCCCTGGTGGGGCTGCTGGTCGCCGGCTGGGGCGCGGCGAGCTGGTGCCAGACCCCGGCCCAGCAGCACCGGCTGATCAGCGCCGCACCGCAGCAGGCCCCGCTGGTGGTGTCGCTGAACTCGTCCGCCATCTACCTGGGCATCGGCCTGGGCACCACGGCCGGCGGGGCGGCGCTGGCCAGCGGCGTACCGGCCATGTACGCCCTCGGTGTGGCCGGGGCGCTGGTGGCGCTGCTGGTGCTGCGCCTCGGCCGACGCCTCGCCCCGCAGACCCCGACACCGTGA
- a CDS encoding SCO5389 family protein codes for MSLTVPPTLLEAAEAGPVDDRDFIACVRDSLPYAWQTVSRVVADLESSGSDQADNSVPPPGEAERGQLLRALASDAIRSSLERHFGVKLAFQNCHRVAAFRPSAVDGTPYRRFVSTRGQLLNQSPELRNC; via the coding sequence ATGTCTCTCACCGTGCCACCCACCCTGCTGGAAGCCGCCGAAGCAGGTCCGGTCGACGACCGGGACTTCATCGCCTGCGTACGGGACTCCCTGCCGTACGCCTGGCAGACCGTCAGCCGGGTCGTCGCCGACCTGGAGTCGTCCGGATCGGACCAGGCGGACAACTCGGTGCCCCCGCCCGGCGAGGCGGAACGGGGACAGTTGCTGCGCGCCCTGGCCAGCGACGCCATCCGGTCCAGCCTGGAGCGTCACTTCGGGGTGAAGCTGGCGTTCCAGAACTGCCACCGGGTGGCCGCGTTCCGCCCCTCGGCTGTCGACGGCACGCCCTACCGCCGGTTCGTCTCCACCCGTGGGCAACTGCTGAACCAGTCCCCCGAGCTGCGGAACTGCTGA
- a CDS encoding NAD(P)/FAD-dependent oxidoreductase, whose translation MQMYDAIVIGARCAGASTALLLARQGHRVLVVDRASFPSDVISTHFLWPHGMSYLNRWGLLDEVLAVTPAHTTVEVVNDGIRLTGSVPPELLREYFRDLHGDDSGVVQTYASVRRRVLDQILIDAAARAGAEVRTGFTVRELIVEDGQVVGVRGRAAGGEPVEERARIVVGADGRNSFVARALDLPKFDERPRCTFAYWSYWSGFDLGPAQLHRRGRLACAVVPTNFGQNMVLVWGPSEWSREFRADVPGNYQKALDFVSPELGDVIRLKGIRQERIYGTLDQSAFLRPLHGPGWVLVGDAESAKDQCTAIGMTHAFRDAELASTALDGWLRGAASIDEAMTGYESRRRSQNAAAYHDYVCTLAEMRPYRHDELQLFVALRGNQQETDRFIATHADVAPVSEFFQASNLFLLNDAAKESSADHAVFADFAGTSRTYQQNLFA comes from the coding sequence ATACAGATGTACGACGCGATCGTGATCGGTGCCCGCTGTGCGGGCGCGTCCACCGCGCTGCTGCTCGCCCGGCAGGGCCACCGGGTGCTGGTGGTGGACCGGGCGTCCTTCCCCAGCGACGTCATCTCGACGCACTTCCTCTGGCCGCACGGGATGTCCTACCTCAACCGGTGGGGCCTGCTCGACGAGGTGCTGGCGGTGACTCCCGCGCACACCACCGTCGAGGTGGTCAACGACGGCATCCGGCTCACCGGGTCGGTGCCGCCGGAGCTGCTCCGGGAGTACTTCCGGGACCTGCACGGCGACGACTCGGGGGTGGTGCAGACGTACGCCTCGGTGCGGCGTCGGGTGCTCGACCAGATCCTGATCGACGCGGCGGCCCGGGCCGGGGCCGAGGTACGCACCGGCTTCACCGTCCGTGAGCTGATTGTCGAGGACGGGCAGGTCGTCGGCGTCCGGGGGCGGGCCGCCGGTGGCGAGCCGGTCGAGGAGCGCGCCCGGATCGTGGTCGGCGCGGACGGCCGGAACTCGTTCGTCGCCCGCGCGCTCGACCTGCCCAAGTTCGACGAGCGGCCCCGCTGCACGTTCGCCTACTGGAGCTACTGGTCCGGCTTCGACCTCGGCCCGGCCCAGTTGCACCGGCGCGGCCGGCTGGCCTGTGCGGTGGTGCCCACCAACTTCGGCCAGAACATGGTCCTGGTCTGGGGGCCGAGCGAGTGGTCCCGGGAGTTCCGCGCCGACGTGCCGGGCAACTACCAGAAGGCGCTGGACTTCGTCAGCCCCGAGCTGGGCGACGTCATCCGGCTCAAGGGGATCCGGCAGGAGCGCATCTACGGCACGCTGGACCAGTCGGCGTTCCTGCGGCCGTTGCACGGCCCCGGCTGGGTGCTCGTCGGGGACGCCGAGTCGGCCAAGGACCAGTGCACCGCGATCGGCATGACCCACGCCTTCCGCGACGCCGAGCTGGCCAGCACCGCACTCGACGGATGGCTGCGCGGGGCCGCGTCCATCGACGAGGCGATGACCGGGTACGAGAGCCGCCGCCGCAGCCAGAACGCCGCCGCCTACCACGACTACGTGTGCACGCTGGCCGAGATGCGCCCGTACCGGCACGACGAGTTGCAGCTCTTCGTGGCGCTGCGCGGTAACCAGCAGGAGACCGACCGGTTCATCGCCACCCACGCCGACGTCGCCCCGGTGTCGGAGTTCTTCCAGGCGTCCAACCTCTTCCTGCTCAACGACGCCGCGAAGGAGTCGTCTGCCGACCACGCGGTCTTCGCCGACTTCGCCGGGACGTCCCGCACGTACCAGCAGAACCTGTTCGCCTGA
- a CDS encoding prepilin peptidase → MFFVRRVAAILAVVPVLRAAVARYAVPPGVADRAGCPGCGAPVGLDRPLPALGPTARCPRCRGRIGAAPFAVEALSLLAVAVLVLVDGAVAERVALAWWLGCAVPLVLVDIAVHRLPDRLTWPAAAGTWALLGVAALAGAGAGPWLRAVTAGAALGLAFAATTLLLGRRGFGLGDAKLALGVGALLGWQGWGVLVTGLVLTFLLSALVSVALLATRRVGWSSHLPFGPFLVAGTCAALLLPA, encoded by the coding sequence GTGTTCTTCGTTCGGCGGGTGGCGGCGATCCTGGCGGTCGTCCCGGTGCTCCGGGCGGCGGTCGCCCGGTACGCCGTACCGCCGGGGGTGGCGGACCGGGCCGGGTGCCCCGGCTGCGGCGCTCCGGTCGGGCTGGACCGGCCACTGCCGGCGCTCGGGCCGACGGCGCGCTGCCCGCGCTGCCGGGGACGGATCGGCGCGGCCCCGTTCGCGGTCGAGGCGCTGTCGCTGCTGGCCGTGGCGGTGCTGGTGCTGGTCGACGGGGCGGTGGCCGAGCGGGTCGCGCTGGCCTGGTGGCTGGGCTGCGCGGTCCCGTTGGTCCTGGTGGACATCGCGGTGCACCGGCTACCGGACCGGCTCACCTGGCCCGCCGCCGCCGGCACCTGGGCGCTGCTCGGGGTGGCCGCGCTGGCCGGCGCGGGGGCCGGGCCGTGGCTGCGCGCGGTGACGGCCGGCGCGGCGCTCGGGCTGGCCTTCGCCGCCACCACGCTGCTGCTCGGCCGGCGGGGGTTCGGCCTCGGCGACGCCAAGCTGGCGTTGGGTGTGGGGGCGTTGCTCGGCTGGCAGGGCTGGGGCGTGCTGGTGACCGGCCTGGTGCTGACCTTCCTGCTGTCGGCGCTGGTCAGCGTGGCCCTGCTGGCGACCCGTCGGGTCGGCTGGTCCAGCCACCTGCCGTTCGGTCCGTTCCTGGTCGCCGGCACCTGCGCCGCCCTGCTCCTCCCCGCCTGA
- a CDS encoding glycoside hydrolase family 65 protein encodes MDDTWQLRRSTTDLDRLGETESVFALANGWVGWRGTLDEGQPYGMPGSYLNGLHERREQSYPEDGYAFPQESDTVISAPNAALIRLWVAGEPLDLRTGTVRTHERTLDLRAGVVRRHTEWISPAGHGVRIRSTRLVSLPRQAVAAVHYQVEPLDDRPVEIRVCSDVLANERVPERGDDPRAASIVHDPLTAELHRPDGHRGVLVHRTDRSAQRVAVAVTHETEIPAGFTDGDDHTPDRLRMTVEGRLAPGERVRLTKFAAYGCAPVDDGTPDELADLVTAEADAARRHGFDALLADQRAVLDERWRTADVEIDGDPELQQAVRFSVFHLLQAGRPDGDRTIAAKGLTGNGYDGHVLWDTESYVLPVLTYLLPEVARGALRWRHAHLPEARERAAELRLTGATFPWRTIGGRECSGYWPAGTAALHVNADVADAVLRYVTVTGDQVFLADTGLELLVETARLWAGYGHWSDDGAFHVTGITGPDEYAALVDDNVFTNLMVRRNLRGAADAAEGHPERAAALGVDPAEIAGWRAAADAVHLPYDRKRGVHQQAAGFTDQPEWDFAAMTDDDYPLLLHYPYLELYRRQVVKQADLVLAMQRCPGEFTAEVKARNFAYYQARTVRDSSLSAGSQAVLAAELGHLDLAYDLFAEAALHDLADLGDKTGDGLHLAALAGAWTAVVEGFGGLRDDTGVLSFDPRLPAPIDRLTFHLRWHGQRLRVTLTRDEARYELPDADPTTTVELRHAGEPVTVTGGAAVTRPMPPVPDPGPEPPSPHGRRPTRRA; translated from the coding sequence ATGGACGACACCTGGCAGCTCCGGCGCTCCACCACCGACCTGGACCGACTCGGCGAGACCGAGTCCGTCTTCGCGCTCGCCAACGGCTGGGTCGGCTGGCGGGGCACCCTCGACGAGGGCCAGCCGTACGGCATGCCCGGCAGCTACCTCAACGGTCTGCACGAGCGGCGGGAGCAGAGCTACCCCGAGGACGGGTACGCCTTCCCGCAGGAGAGCGACACCGTGATCAGTGCGCCCAACGCCGCCCTGATCCGGCTCTGGGTGGCCGGTGAACCGCTGGACCTGCGCACCGGCACCGTGCGTACCCACGAACGGACCCTCGACCTGCGCGCCGGGGTGGTACGCCGGCACACCGAGTGGATCTCGCCGGCCGGGCACGGGGTGCGGATCCGCAGCACCCGGCTGGTCTCGCTGCCCCGGCAGGCGGTCGCCGCCGTCCACTACCAGGTCGAACCGCTCGACGACCGGCCGGTCGAGATCCGGGTCTGCTCGGACGTGCTGGCCAACGAGCGGGTGCCCGAACGCGGCGACGACCCCCGGGCCGCCTCGATCGTCCACGACCCGCTCACCGCCGAACTGCACCGCCCGGACGGTCACCGTGGCGTGCTGGTGCACCGCACCGACCGCAGCGCCCAACGGGTCGCCGTCGCGGTCACCCACGAGACGGAGATTCCGGCGGGCTTCACCGACGGTGACGACCACACCCCGGACCGGCTACGGATGACCGTCGAGGGTCGGCTCGCCCCGGGGGAGCGGGTGCGGCTGACCAAGTTCGCCGCGTACGGGTGCGCGCCGGTCGACGACGGCACCCCCGACGAGCTGGCCGATCTGGTCACCGCCGAGGCCGACGCCGCCCGGCGGCACGGGTTCGACGCGCTGCTGGCCGACCAGCGGGCCGTCCTCGACGAACGGTGGCGCACCGCCGACGTGGAGATCGACGGCGACCCGGAACTCCAGCAGGCCGTCCGGTTCTCGGTGTTCCACCTGCTCCAGGCCGGTCGGCCCGACGGGGACCGGACCATCGCGGCGAAGGGGCTCACCGGCAACGGCTACGACGGGCACGTGCTGTGGGACACCGAGAGCTACGTGCTGCCGGTGCTGACGTACCTGCTGCCCGAGGTGGCCCGGGGGGCACTGCGCTGGCGGCACGCCCACCTGCCCGAGGCCCGGGAACGCGCCGCCGAGCTGCGGCTGACCGGCGCGACCTTCCCCTGGCGGACCATCGGCGGCCGGGAGTGCTCCGGCTACTGGCCCGCCGGCACCGCCGCGCTGCACGTCAACGCCGACGTCGCCGACGCGGTGCTGCGCTACGTCACGGTCACCGGCGACCAGGTGTTCCTCGCCGACACCGGGCTGGAACTGCTGGTGGAGACGGCCCGGCTCTGGGCCGGCTACGGCCACTGGTCCGACGACGGCGCGTTCCACGTCACCGGGATCACCGGCCCCGACGAGTACGCCGCCCTGGTCGACGACAACGTCTTCACCAACCTGATGGTCCGGCGCAACCTGCGGGGGGCCGCCGACGCCGCCGAAGGGCACCCGGAGCGGGCCGCCGCGCTCGGCGTCGACCCGGCCGAGATCGCCGGCTGGCGGGCCGCCGCCGACGCCGTGCACCTGCCCTACGACCGTAAGCGCGGGGTGCACCAGCAGGCGGCGGGCTTCACCGACCAGCCCGAGTGGGACTTCGCGGCGATGACCGACGACGACTACCCGCTGCTGCTGCACTACCCCTACCTGGAGCTGTACCGGCGGCAGGTGGTCAAGCAGGCCGACCTGGTGCTGGCCATGCAGCGCTGCCCGGGGGAGTTCACCGCCGAGGTCAAGGCCCGCAACTTCGCCTACTACCAGGCCCGCACGGTCCGCGACTCGTCGCTGTCGGCCGGCTCGCAGGCCGTGCTCGCCGCCGAGCTGGGCCACCTGGACCTGGCGTACGACCTGTTCGCCGAGGCGGCGCTGCACGACCTCGCGGACCTCGGCGACAAGACCGGCGACGGGCTGCACCTGGCCGCGCTGGCCGGGGCGTGGACCGCGGTGGTGGAGGGCTTCGGCGGGCTGCGCGACGACACCGGCGTGCTGTCGTTCGACCCCCGGCTGCCGGCCCCGATCGACCGGCTCACCTTCCACCTGCGGTGGCACGGGCAGCGGCTACGGGTCACCCTGACCCGGGACGAGGCCCGCTACGAGCTGCCCGACGCCGACCCGACGACGACCGTCGAGCTGCGGCACGCCGGGGAGCCGGTGACCGTCACCGGTGGGGCCGCGGTGACCCGGCCGATGCCGCCGGTGCCCGACCCGGGGCCGGAGCCGCCGTCACCGCACGGCCGGCGGCCCACCCGTCGGGCCTGA
- a CDS encoding Fur family transcriptional regulator, whose amino-acid sequence MPNVTRNTRQRGEVLALLREVDGFHTAQQLHQMLVARKARVGLTTVYRTLQLLVDTQEIDSTRLPGGEQLFRRCSESRHHHHLVCRQCGSTVEVAGPAVERWADQVAAEHGFTEVGHTFEIFGTCAACAR is encoded by the coding sequence ATGCCGAACGTGACCCGGAACACCCGCCAGCGTGGCGAGGTGCTGGCGTTGCTGCGGGAGGTCGACGGCTTCCACACCGCGCAGCAACTGCACCAGATGCTGGTGGCCCGCAAGGCCCGGGTCGGGCTGACCACCGTCTACCGCACCCTGCAACTGCTCGTCGACACCCAGGAGATCGACTCCACCCGGCTGCCCGGCGGCGAGCAGTTGTTCCGCCGGTGCAGCGAGAGCCGGCACCACCACCACCTGGTCTGCCGGCAGTGCGGTAGCACCGTCGAGGTGGCCGGGCCGGCGGTCGAGCGGTGGGCCGACCAGGTCGCCGCCGAACACGGCTTCACCGAGGTCGGCCACACCTTCGAGATCTTCGGTACCTGCGCGGCCTGCGCCCGCTGA
- a CDS encoding phosphatase PAP2 family protein, whose product MSWNGTTDIPDISAEWYRDVVELADSAPTPVQWFAVHFTEGVILLLGLLLVAVAAPRLLRADPWGRAVALVAPATVVLAYGCSEVLKSLIDEDRPCRAAVTVLAGPCPAIGDWSFPSNHATIAGALATAIGLLSPRWGLLAAPLALFAAFSRVFVGVHYPHDVLAGLLLGLAVTLLTTLLTARPLAEVLRRHSGTARREPIASSPRP is encoded by the coding sequence ATGTCCTGGAACGGCACAACCGACATTCCCGATATCAGTGCGGAGTGGTACCGCGACGTCGTCGAGCTGGCCGATTCCGCCCCGACCCCGGTGCAGTGGTTCGCGGTGCACTTCACCGAGGGGGTGATCCTGCTGCTCGGGCTGCTGCTGGTGGCCGTCGCCGCACCCCGGCTGCTCCGCGCCGACCCGTGGGGTCGGGCCGTCGCCCTGGTCGCGCCGGCCACCGTCGTGCTGGCGTACGGGTGCAGCGAGGTGCTCAAGTCGCTGATCGACGAGGACCGGCCCTGCCGGGCGGCGGTCACCGTCCTGGCCGGTCCCTGCCCGGCGATCGGCGACTGGTCGTTCCCCAGCAACCACGCCACCATCGCCGGGGCGCTGGCCACCGCGATCGGGCTGCTCTCCCCCCGGTGGGGGCTGCTCGCCGCCCCGCTGGCCCTGTTCGCCGCGTTCTCCCGGGTCTTCGTGGGCGTGCACTACCCGCACGACGTGCTCGCCGGCCTGCTCCTCGGCCTGGCGGTCACCCTGCTGACCACCCTGTTGACCGCCCGCCCCCTCGCCGAGGTGCTGCGCCGGCACTCCGGCACCGCCCGCCGGGAACCGATCGCCAGCAGCCCCCGCCCGTGA
- a CDS encoding RrF2 family transcriptional regulator produces MSEQVEWGLHCCLTLAWIGDDHPMPAARLAEWFALPPAYLTKCLQALTRAGILQSVPGARGGFRLARPPAEVTVLAVTVAIDGADNPFRCTEIRQRGAGVDPAAPEFRVPCAISTVMHRADLAWRRELAGHTLADLLAAAPAEAAERTRRRHAALPPR; encoded by the coding sequence ATGAGTGAACAGGTCGAGTGGGGGCTGCACTGCTGCCTCACCCTCGCCTGGATCGGCGACGACCACCCCATGCCCGCCGCCCGGCTCGCCGAATGGTTCGCGCTACCCCCGGCGTACCTCACCAAGTGCCTTCAGGCCCTCACCCGGGCCGGCATCCTCCAGTCGGTGCCCGGCGCACGCGGCGGGTTCCGGCTCGCCCGGCCCCCGGCCGAGGTGACAGTGCTGGCGGTGACGGTGGCGATCGACGGGGCCGACAACCCGTTCCGCTGCACCGAGATCCGCCAGCGCGGCGCGGGGGTGGACCCCGCCGCGCCGGAGTTCCGCGTCCCGTGCGCCATCAGCACCGTGATGCACCGCGCCGACCTCGCCTGGCGACGCGAGCTGGCCGGTCACACCCTGGCCGACCTGCTCGCCGCGGCCCCCGCCGAGGCGGCCGAACGCACCCGCCGCCGCCACGCGGCGCTACCGCCCCGCTGA
- a CDS encoding RloB family protein, whose translation MFCEGKNSEPDYVNGLKRLPEITGNTALNLEIHPDQGVPLTLVQMAADRLADPEVDECWCIFDVEWPKNHPNLLRAKQLAQARGIGLAISNPCFELWLMLHHRGHTRFVDTAEAEKTSRSLDGRPGKSIDASIYMSRRKQAARRAEALEKRHANNGTAFPDDNPSSGMHHLLRALGAY comes from the coding sequence GTGTTCTGCGAGGGGAAGAACTCCGAGCCCGACTACGTCAACGGGCTGAAGAGGCTGCCCGAGATCACGGGAAACACCGCCCTGAACCTCGAAATCCACCCCGACCAGGGCGTCCCGCTCACGCTCGTGCAGATGGCCGCCGACCGCCTGGCCGACCCGGAGGTGGACGAGTGCTGGTGCATCTTCGATGTGGAGTGGCCGAAGAACCACCCGAACCTGCTCCGCGCCAAGCAGCTCGCCCAGGCCAGGGGCATCGGCCTGGCCATCTCGAACCCGTGCTTCGAGCTGTGGCTGATGCTGCACCACCGCGGGCACACCAGGTTCGTCGACACGGCCGAAGCGGAGAAGACGAGCCGCAGCCTTGACGGCCGCCCCGGCAAGAGCATCGACGCCAGCATCTACATGTCTCGCCGAAAGCAGGCAGCCCGCCGGGCGGAGGCGCTGGAGAAGCGACACGCGAACAACGGCACCGCGTTTCCCGACGACAACCCCTCCTCCGGGATGCACCACCTGCTACGGGCACTCGGCGCGTACTAG
- a CDS encoding SAM-dependent methyltransferase, whose translation MTAPTDAEQRPNVARMYDYYLGGCHNFAADRAAAEQILRIFPDTGIAAQANRHFLRRAVRHAAELGVRQFLDIGAGLPTQGGVHEIVRQVAPDSAVVYVDYDEVAVAHARRLLPVDRRITVVRGDLRRPDELLARPEVRAVLDFDRPVAVLLVAVLHFVTDAEQPWDAVARLREATVPGSPLVVSHLTLDGAPPLPVQQGQAVYRRSSAPLLPRPHAEVLRFLDGYDLVEPGLVRVADWRPDGEPQERVSHGYAGMGLRR comes from the coding sequence GTGACCGCGCCGACCGACGCCGAGCAGAGGCCGAACGTGGCCCGGATGTACGACTACTACCTCGGCGGGTGCCACAACTTCGCCGCCGACCGGGCCGCCGCCGAACAGATCCTGCGGATCTTCCCGGACACCGGGATCGCCGCCCAGGCCAACCGGCACTTCCTGCGCCGGGCCGTCCGGCACGCCGCCGAGCTGGGGGTACGCCAGTTCCTCGACATCGGCGCCGGGCTGCCCACCCAGGGCGGCGTGCACGAGATCGTCCGTCAGGTCGCCCCCGACTCGGCGGTGGTCTACGTCGACTACGACGAGGTCGCCGTCGCGCACGCCCGGCGGTTGTTGCCGGTCGACCGGCGGATCACCGTGGTCCGGGGCGACCTGCGCCGGCCGGACGAGCTGCTGGCCCGCCCCGAGGTCCGGGCGGTGCTCGACTTCGACCGCCCGGTCGCCGTGCTGCTGGTGGCGGTGCTGCACTTCGTCACCGACGCCGAGCAGCCGTGGGACGCGGTGGCCCGGCTGCGGGAGGCGACCGTCCCGGGCAGCCCGCTGGTCGTGTCCCACCTGACCCTGGACGGTGCCCCGCCGCTGCCCGTCCAGCAGGGGCAGGCGGTCTACCGGCGCAGCAGCGCCCCGCTGCTGCCCCGCCCGCACGCCGAGGTGCTGCGCTTCCTCGACGGGTACGACCTGGTCGAGCCGGGTCTGGTCCGGGTGGCCGACTGGCGGCCCGACGGGGAGCCGCAGGAACGGGTCTCCCACGGCTACGCCGGGATGGGCCTGCGCCGCTGA